The proteins below are encoded in one region of Festucalex cinctus isolate MCC-2025b chromosome 2, RoL_Fcin_1.0, whole genome shotgun sequence:
- the ssr4 gene encoding translocon-associated protein subunit delta gives MIRIAVAFLAMLVVGCSGESCTEPVITTSSYTTSDAVISAESVFIVELSLVCANGAQSVTLYADVNGRQFPVTRGQDVGKYQVSWSLPHKQASSGTYQVKFFDEESYSALRKAQRNNEDVNTIQPLFSVNVNHRGAWSGPWVSTEVVAALVGIFLYYVAFSAKNTIQA, from the exons ATGATCCGAATAGCTGTTGCCTTTCTCGCCATGCTAGTGGTTGGCTGCTCGG GAGAGAGCTGCACAGAGCCGGTCATCACAACCTCGTCCTACACCACCTCGGACGCTGTCATCTCCGCAGAGTCGGTGTTCATCGTGGAGCTCAGCCTGGTTTGTGCCAACGGAGCGCAA AGCGTTACTCTGTATGCTGATGTAAATGGAAGACAATTTCCTGTGACCAGAGGCCAGGATGTTGGCAAGTACCAG GTATCCTGGAGTCTTCCTCACAAGCAGGCCAGCTCAGGAACTTACCAAGTCAAATTCTTCGACGAGGAGTCCTACAGCGCACTGCGCAAG gcTCAGAGAAACAATGAAGACGTGAACACCATCCAGCCGCTATTCTCTGTCAACGTGAACCACAGG GGTGCGTGGAGCGGCCCGTGGGTTTCCACCGAGGTGGTGGCGGCCCTTGTGGGAATATTCCTCTACTATGTGGCCTTTAGCGCCAAGAACACCATCCAAGCCTAA